In a genomic window of Telopea speciosissima isolate NSW1024214 ecotype Mountain lineage chromosome 5, Tspe_v1, whole genome shotgun sequence:
- the LOC122663144 gene encoding NAC transcription factor NAM-B2-like: MDFPSGYSLDFVDFSPASMEFFPSGYSFEPDEEQLILDYLNKKVAEPSLRVSSFIKEVDIYSFHPTEFLAFTDDCSRKNYYFFTQRKRKHQQGSSRASRQAKDGSVWKATSGQQPVNDSKSNTPIGLKTTLVYFENKNGIKAKTNWIMHEFQTLLETPNKCIQRKRKHQQGSSRASRQAKDGSVWKATSGQKPFKDSKSNKTIGLKTTLVYIEKNKQGIKAKTNWIMHEFQTLLQETPTTTTNKLYDWVICRIHERVQKKAAQHQENEVLITIDDEEDGVQVEDINDQYGFNSSMDGCLGERKEDEDHGKQIAEFYEVLNANISSEQYMSLGLEEEDGEVGHGLNNSMDGCIGERKEQDEVHQKELEELHQLLDVYMENLMPSDFMQLPC; encoded by the exons ATGGACTTCCCTAGTGGTTACTCTCTCGACTTTGTTGATTTCAGTCCTGCCTCAATGGAATTCTTCCCCAGTGGCTACTCATTTGAACCCGACGAAGAACAACTCATCCTGGACTACCTAAACAAAAAAGTCGCAGAACCGAGTTTGAGAGTCTCTTCTTTTATCAAAGAAGTTGACATCTACTCTTTTCATCCAACCGAGTTTCTTGCATTCACAG ATGATTGCAGCCGCAAGAATTATTACTTTTTCACacagaggaagaggaagcatCAACAGGGCTCATCTAGGGCAAGTCGACAAGCTAAAGATGGATCCGTGTGGAAAGCTACTAGCGGACAACAGCCTGTCAATGATTCCAAATCTAATACACCTATTGGTCTTAAGACAACTCTTGTCTATTTTGAGAATAAAAATGGAATCAAGGCTAAAACCAattggatcatgcatgaattccAAACTCTTCTGGAAACACCCAATAAATGCATCCAG aggaagaggaagcatCAACAGGGCTCATCTAGGGCAAGTCGACAAGCCAAAGATGGATCAGTGTGGAAGGCTACGAGTGGACAAAAGCCTTTCAAGGATtccaaatcaaataaaactatTGGTCTTAAGACAACTCTTGTCTATATTGAGAAGAACAAACAAGGAATCAAGGCTAAAACCAactggatcatgcatgaattccAAACTCTTCTTCAAGAAACACCTACTACTACAACCAACAAG TTGTATGACTGGGTAATATGTAGAATACATGAGAGGGTGCAGAAGAAAGCTGCTCAACACCAAGAGAATGAAGTTCTTATAACtattgatgatgaagaagatggagtGCAGGTAGAAGACATTAATGATCAATATGGTTTCAACAGTTCTATGGATGGATGTTTAGgggaaaggaaggaagatgaAGATCACGGAAAACagattgcagaattttatgaaGTTCTCAATGCAAACATCAGCTCGGAACAGTATATGTCATTGggacttgaagaagaagatggtgaagTTGGTCATGGTTTGAACAATTCTATGGATGGATGCATAGGGGAAAGGAAAGAACAAGATGAAGTTCATCAGAAAGAGCTCGAAGAACTACATCAACTTCTCGATGTTTATATGGAAAATCTTATGCCCTCCGATTTCATGCAATTACCCTGTTGA